TGTTTTACCTTTTCCGCCTCCACCGCCTTGGCTTCCAGAATCATCGAGATGTTCCACTGGATGGCGGCGGTGGATTCCAGCATTTTCAGATAGGCTTCTTCTCTGCTCATCTTCCGCCTCCCTCTACTCTTCTTCCTGGCCGATCAGTTCCTTGATAACTTTGCCCACCTGCTCGGCTATCGCCTCCTGAAGATCTGCGAATGCATTCAGGTAGGAGATAATATTCTTGTTCACCTGGCCCGCGCTTTCAATGATGCCGGAAGTTCCTCCGAAGTCGGGCTCCGCATCCGGCAGATCATGGACGATTTGCGCCATGCGGACAGCTACGTGGCGCTCGGCGTCCAGAATGCGCGCCATCTGTTCATGCGAATGGGCCATGTGCTGCAGAATATTGGTTATCTGATTTTGCATGGTCATGTCTCCTTTGCTTAGGCGCCCTGCTACAACATATGCAGCGGGGGCCCGGAGGGTTACGGGAGAA
This region of Paenibacillus sp. URB8-2 genomic DNA includes:
- a CDS encoding nucleoside-diphosphate sugar epimerase; amino-acid sequence: MQNQITNILQHMAHSHEQMARILDAERHVAVRMAQIVHDLPDAEPDFGGTSGIIESAGQVNKNIISYLNAFADLQEAIAEQVGKVIKELIGQEEE